The Corynebacterium poyangense genome includes a window with the following:
- a CDS encoding glycosyltransferase family 2 protein produces MENANSAASDFSDTWLIVPCFNEGSVIRDVLSNARQTFPNIVAVNDGSADNSATEIQAAGAHLVNHPVNLGQGAAIQTGVEYARSQPGARYFVTFDADGQHQVKDVVTMVERLRNEPLDIIVGTRFGRPRKDDDQVPLIKRLVLRTVVALSPRIRRLGLTDSHNGLRVFNKKVATELNLRMNGMSHASEFVALMDHMKWRVSEEPVDILYTEYSMSKGQPLINGVNILADVLLAKRLP; encoded by the coding sequence ATGGAAAACGCTAATTCAGCCGCTTCGGATTTTTCCGACACGTGGCTAATTGTCCCCTGCTTCAATGAAGGCAGCGTCATCCGTGACGTGCTCAGCAACGCTCGCCAGACTTTCCCCAATATCGTGGCTGTTAATGATGGTTCGGCAGATAACTCCGCTACTGAAATTCAGGCAGCAGGCGCTCATTTGGTAAACCATCCGGTGAATCTAGGACAAGGGGCAGCCATCCAAACTGGGGTGGAATATGCCCGCTCCCAACCCGGTGCGCGCTACTTTGTCACCTTTGATGCTGATGGGCAACACCAAGTAAAAGACGTGGTAACTATGGTGGAACGTCTGCGGAACGAACCGCTCGACATCATCGTCGGGACTCGGTTTGGCCGCCCTCGAAAAGATGATGACCAGGTTCCCCTGATAAAAAGACTTGTGCTTCGTACTGTTGTGGCTCTATCCCCGCGCATTCGCCGCTTAGGTTTAACTGACTCTCATAATGGGCTTCGAGTTTTTAATAAAAAAGTAGCGACGGAACTTAATTTGCGAATGAACGGTATGTCTCACGCCTCAGAATTTGTGGCATTGATGGATCACATGAAGTGGAGAGTATCAGAAGAACCGGTAGATATCCTTTATACCGAGTATTCCATGAGTAAAGGACAGCCTCTTATTAACGGAGTAAATATTTTAGCTGACGTACTATTAGCGAAGAGGCTGCCGTGA
- a CDS encoding MATE family efflux transporter — MRWLSYATIYSALSGFIIMSIAAWALGASGADQFQAYWGLFFALGGCADGLMQETTRGVSNAQHQSSPGNNAQPWKLGGWIALIAVLGVTFTSGIWMPLIVDSHQYVGTAILALGLAGYIFQAVLSGVLSGLALWHHYASLLALDATLRLVLSFLAWFCEWGLGSFMLITVIGAAAWLVVLAGSPHRKLIFSALTDVNAATLRRRTLSAMAATGASAALITGFPVFVQVSQGLHPTTASSGVTVAGVILAVSLTRAPILVPLTRFQSALIVRFVDNKERLTHTLLMPVAAVLSVGLLGALAAWAVGPWLLTLLYGEDFWVPGLVLAIFTFASACTGTLIITGAASLAIEKHSRYVGGWIIASVVAFGVLLLPFPLSWGVCAALVIGPLSGTAVHLAGMR; from the coding sequence ATGCGTTGGCTCAGCTACGCCACCATTTATTCGGCGCTTTCTGGCTTCATCATCATGTCAATTGCCGCCTGGGCGCTCGGCGCCTCAGGCGCAGACCAATTCCAAGCCTACTGGGGGCTATTTTTCGCCCTTGGCGGTTGCGCCGATGGCCTCATGCAAGAAACCACCCGAGGGGTATCCAATGCCCAACATCAGTCTTCCCCAGGAAATAATGCACAACCCTGGAAACTAGGTGGGTGGATAGCGCTGATAGCTGTACTCGGAGTCACTTTCACCTCGGGTATCTGGATGCCACTTATCGTTGATTCCCATCAATACGTAGGAACCGCAATCTTGGCTTTAGGTTTAGCCGGATACATCTTCCAGGCGGTTTTATCCGGAGTGCTGTCTGGCCTCGCCCTGTGGCATCACTACGCCAGTTTATTGGCCCTCGACGCCACCTTGCGCTTAGTCTTATCTTTCCTCGCATGGTTCTGTGAGTGGGGCTTAGGATCATTCATGCTCATCACGGTTATCGGCGCTGCCGCCTGGCTCGTGGTGTTAGCAGGTAGTCCCCATCGGAAGCTCATCTTTAGCGCACTTACTGATGTCAATGCAGCTACGTTAAGGCGTCGAACATTATCAGCAATGGCAGCTACCGGCGCATCGGCAGCACTCATCACAGGATTCCCGGTGTTTGTGCAAGTCAGCCAGGGGTTACATCCCACAACCGCTTCATCTGGAGTTACCGTGGCGGGAGTTATTTTGGCAGTGAGCCTCACCCGAGCCCCTATTCTGGTTCCGCTGACGCGGTTCCAATCCGCACTCATTGTGCGATTTGTAGACAACAAAGAGCGCTTAACTCACACGCTCCTTATGCCGGTAGCGGCGGTGTTAAGCGTCGGACTGCTTGGCGCACTAGCGGCCTGGGCGGTGGGACCGTGGCTACTCACCCTGCTCTACGGCGAGGATTTTTGGGTGCCGGGACTAGTCTTAGCAATCTTCACCTTTGCTTCAGCCTGCACCGGAACACTCATTATTACTGGCGCAGCGAGCTTGGCCATCGAAAAGCATTCTCGCTACGTGGGTGGCTGGATCATCGCCTCCGTGGTGGCCTTTGGAGTGCTACTCCTACCATTCCCCCTAAGTTGGGGCGTTTGCGCAGCGTTAGTCATCGGCCCTCTTAGTGGCACCGCTGTACACCTCGCGGGGATGCGCTAA
- a CDS encoding M1 family metallopeptidase yields the protein MTSKRLRSTPIPGTRDSYTGVDFNLGFHVRRYRLDLHYRVIPNHLSGVAELVVDNYQPLTRLSLDLSSSLKVRRVEVLGPNQRRSSSPARFKHSANKLWMTFEHPIPVDSEFRLRIHYGGNPRPIRSAWGKIGWEELESGSLVAAQPCGASSWFPCDDTPDEKAIFEISLRADSPFQVVSNGVLHSTKKSASATTWEYRTEHPMATYLATVLVGEFISIPLATSAQGVPVLGWVPRHLRQEFLHDFGDQTAMLNLFSELYGPYPFSDYRVVVCSDPLEIPLEAQGLSIFGANHCQGHNKWERLVAHELSHQWFGNSLGLAQWNDIWLNEGFACYSEWLWAEHAHRIPAADNARTHYQRLASQPQDIIIGDPGPKLMFDDRLYKRGALCLHALRVLLGNQEFFAMLQRYVAAGRHSVVEPHDLLREARRACQTCNIPETTLTQLFHEWLWTTTLPPFPESSTPLPLIPGKAD from the coding sequence ATGACTAGCAAACGGCTTCGCTCCACTCCCATCCCTGGTACCCGAGATTCCTACACCGGCGTGGATTTCAACCTGGGTTTTCATGTGCGACGCTACCGGCTCGACCTGCATTATCGAGTTATCCCCAATCACCTCAGCGGAGTAGCAGAGCTAGTAGTGGATAATTACCAGCCACTAACCCGGCTGAGCCTGGATTTATCCTCATCGCTAAAGGTGCGTCGGGTAGAAGTTCTAGGGCCCAACCAACGCCGTTCCAGTAGCCCGGCTCGCTTTAAACATTCAGCTAACAAGCTATGGATGACTTTTGAGCACCCCATCCCCGTGGATAGCGAATTCCGTTTACGCATCCACTACGGCGGGAATCCCCGTCCCATCCGGTCTGCCTGGGGGAAAATTGGTTGGGAGGAATTAGAAAGCGGATCTTTGGTCGCCGCTCAACCCTGCGGAGCTTCAAGTTGGTTCCCCTGTGATGACACCCCAGATGAAAAGGCTATCTTCGAGATTTCTTTGCGCGCCGATTCTCCTTTCCAAGTAGTTTCCAATGGTGTCCTACACAGCACAAAAAAATCAGCTTCCGCAACCACCTGGGAATATCGCACCGAACATCCGATGGCAACCTACCTTGCCACGGTGTTAGTCGGAGAATTTATCTCCATTCCCCTCGCCACCTCAGCTCAAGGAGTCCCCGTCCTCGGTTGGGTTCCACGCCATCTTCGCCAGGAATTCCTCCATGATTTCGGCGATCAAACAGCCATGCTCAATCTTTTCTCTGAGCTATACGGTCCCTACCCATTCTCGGACTACCGCGTTGTCGTTTGCTCAGACCCGTTAGAAATCCCCCTCGAAGCCCAAGGCTTAAGTATTTTTGGCGCTAACCATTGCCAAGGGCACAACAAGTGGGAAAGACTCGTTGCCCATGAGTTATCCCACCAATGGTTTGGCAACTCCTTAGGCTTGGCCCAGTGGAATGACATTTGGCTCAATGAGGGTTTTGCCTGCTACTCGGAGTGGCTATGGGCTGAACATGCCCACCGCATCCCCGCAGCAGATAACGCCCGAACCCACTACCAGCGGTTGGCTTCCCAACCTCAAGACATCATCATTGGTGACCCCGGCCCAAAGTTGATGTTCGATGACCGCCTCTACAAACGCGGTGCGCTATGTCTTCATGCCCTTCGAGTCTTGCTAGGCAACCAAGAATTTTTCGCCATGCTCCAACGCTATGTAGCAGCTGGGCGCCACAGCGTCGTAGAACCACACGATCTACTCCGAGAAGCTCGGCGCGCCTGCCAAACCTGCAATATCCCTGAAACTACCCTCACGCAGTTATTCCACGAATGGCTATGGACCACCACCCTCCCACCCTTCCCCGAATCCTCGACCCCGCTTCCGCTCATCCCTGGAAAGGCTGACTAA
- a CDS encoding alpha/beta hydrolase: protein MSFVSRFAAPAATVVVTAAAVLGAMGVAPAAAVSTVSVQQVAGATALSTITKNDAPITDDSPFWRKVVNDDDPRTEEVLAYSPAMNRQVPLAILKAEKPNAPTLYLLNGGDGGEGGANWIQQSDVLSFYRDKGFNVVIPMAGKFSYYTDWVEDNENLGGPQKWETFLTKELPGPLENYLHANGNRAIAGMSMSATSSLLLAEHHPGFYGAIGSFSGCAATSTPLPWFYLQQTLQRGKATPEQMWGPMGGEYNVYNDALVNAEKLRGHEIYVSNGSGTAGAWDLPSSPRLANVPEALKGVAMAETIGVGGVIEGATNNCTHNLQAKLNSLGIPAQFQFNNTGTHSWGYWNDDLRNFLPVLTRGLGLA from the coding sequence ATGAGCTTTGTCTCCCGATTCGCGGCGCCAGCAGCCACCGTTGTGGTCACCGCGGCAGCCGTGCTTGGTGCCATGGGTGTGGCACCTGCCGCCGCTGTATCCACCGTCAGCGTACAGCAAGTCGCTGGCGCTACTGCGTTGTCGACGATTACAAAAAATGATGCGCCGATTACGGATGACTCCCCCTTCTGGCGCAAGGTCGTTAATGATGACGACCCTCGCACTGAGGAAGTACTGGCCTATTCTCCAGCTATGAACCGGCAGGTTCCGTTAGCTATCCTCAAGGCCGAAAAGCCTAACGCCCCCACCCTCTATTTGCTTAATGGAGGCGACGGCGGCGAAGGCGGCGCTAACTGGATCCAACAATCCGATGTGCTGAGTTTTTATCGGGATAAGGGATTTAACGTGGTCATTCCCATGGCCGGAAAATTCTCTTATTACACCGACTGGGTCGAAGACAATGAGAACCTTGGCGGTCCGCAGAAATGGGAGACTTTCCTCACCAAAGAACTTCCAGGACCACTGGAAAATTATCTGCACGCTAATGGCAACCGCGCGATAGCCGGCATGTCCATGTCTGCCACATCCTCCCTGCTGTTGGCTGAGCACCATCCTGGGTTCTACGGAGCCATCGGATCCTTCTCTGGTTGTGCAGCAACCTCCACCCCGTTGCCGTGGTTCTACTTGCAGCAGACTCTGCAACGCGGAAAAGCCACCCCGGAGCAAATGTGGGGCCCCATGGGCGGTGAATACAACGTCTATAACGATGCCCTGGTGAACGCAGAAAAACTACGTGGTCATGAGATTTATGTATCCAACGGTTCCGGTACCGCTGGCGCCTGGGATCTTCCTTCCAGCCCCCGGCTAGCCAATGTTCCCGAAGCACTCAAAGGCGTTGCTATGGCGGAAACGATCGGGGTTGGTGGTGTTATTGAAGGCGCAACCAACAATTGCACCCATAACCTCCAAGCAAAGCTCAATAGCCTCGGTATCCCCGCGCAGTTCCAATTCAACAACACCGGCACCCACTCCTGGGGTTATTGGAACGATGATTTGCGCAACTTCCTCCCTGTTCTCACCCGTGGTTTAGGATTGGCATAA
- the lpdA gene encoding dihydrolipoyl dehydrogenase translates to MSEHYDVVVLGAGPGGYVAAIRAAQLGKKVAVVEKKYWGGVCLNVGCIPSKSLLKNAEVAHIFNHEAKTFGISGEVSFDWGAAHSRSRKVSSDIVKGVHYLMKKNKITEVNGLGSFEDAHTITITEGEDKGKTLTFDDCIIATGSVVRSLPGVEIGGNVVSFEEQILSEEIPESMVIVGAGAIGMEFAYVLANYGVKLTVVEFMDRVLPNEEAETSKAIAKEYKKLGVKLLTGYKTTAVRDNGDSVEVDVESKDGKKSDTLTVDRVMVSIGFAPRVEGYGLENTGVKLTDRGAIEIDEFMRTSVDHIYAIGDVTAKLQLAHVAEAQGVVAAETIAGAETMELGDYMMMPRATFCNPQVGSFGYTEEAAKKAFPDREIVSATFPFSANGKAKGLAETAGFVKVIVDKEFGELIGGHMVGANVSELLPELTLAQRFDLTAEEIGRNVHTHPTLSEAIKEAAEGTMGHMINL, encoded by the coding sequence GTGAGTGAACATTATGATGTCGTAGTCCTTGGTGCCGGCCCTGGTGGGTACGTTGCCGCAATTCGTGCCGCACAGCTTGGGAAAAAAGTAGCTGTAGTGGAAAAGAAGTACTGGGGTGGGGTGTGCCTCAACGTCGGGTGTATCCCCTCTAAGTCGCTACTGAAGAACGCCGAAGTAGCCCATATCTTCAACCATGAGGCAAAAACCTTTGGGATTTCCGGAGAAGTCTCTTTTGATTGGGGGGCGGCTCATTCGCGCTCCCGGAAAGTGTCTTCGGACATTGTTAAGGGTGTTCATTACCTCATGAAGAAAAACAAGATCACCGAGGTCAATGGCCTGGGATCTTTTGAGGATGCTCACACCATCACCATTACCGAGGGTGAAGATAAAGGTAAGACCCTGACCTTTGATGATTGCATTATCGCTACTGGATCAGTGGTTCGCTCCCTACCGGGAGTGGAAATCGGTGGGAATGTCGTGTCCTTTGAGGAACAGATCCTTAGTGAAGAGATACCGGAATCCATGGTGATTGTGGGAGCCGGTGCCATCGGTATGGAATTTGCTTATGTCTTAGCGAATTATGGCGTGAAGCTTACTGTCGTGGAGTTTATGGACCGGGTGTTGCCTAACGAGGAAGCTGAAACCTCCAAGGCTATTGCCAAGGAATATAAGAAGCTCGGCGTTAAGCTGTTGACCGGGTATAAGACCACCGCCGTTCGAGATAACGGTGATTCCGTCGAGGTGGATGTCGAAAGCAAGGACGGGAAGAAGTCTGACACCCTGACTGTTGATCGGGTAATGGTCTCTATCGGTTTTGCGCCGCGAGTAGAGGGCTATGGCCTGGAAAATACCGGGGTGAAACTGACTGATCGTGGTGCCATTGAGATTGATGAGTTCATGCGCACCAGCGTGGATCATATCTATGCCATTGGAGATGTCACAGCTAAGCTCCAATTAGCCCACGTTGCTGAAGCCCAAGGTGTTGTGGCTGCGGAAACCATCGCAGGTGCAGAAACCATGGAGCTTGGTGATTACATGATGATGCCAAGGGCTACGTTCTGTAATCCTCAGGTGGGCTCCTTTGGTTATACCGAGGAAGCTGCAAAGAAGGCTTTCCCAGACCGAGAAATTGTTTCGGCGACCTTCCCCTTCTCAGCTAATGGTAAGGCAAAGGGGCTAGCGGAAACCGCTGGTTTTGTCAAGGTGATTGTGGATAAGGAGTTCGGTGAACTCATTGGCGGACACATGGTGGGGGCTAATGTGTCGGAATTGCTGCCGGAGCTAACCTTGGCTCAGCGTTTTGACCTGACTGCCGAGGAAATTGGCCGCAATGTTCATACTCACCCCACCCTGTCTGAGGCTATTAAAGAAGCCGCAGAGGGAACGATGGGGCACATGATTAACCTCTAG
- the ramB gene encoding acetate metabolism transcriptional regulator RamB has protein sequence MAKTFVGSRLRQLRRERDLSQAELAATLDLSPSYVNQIEHDVRPLTVPVLLKITETFGVDATFFSLDDDSRLLAELETVVGDVEINKVPVDMHELSDLVYNHPEIARALVEMHRRYCNIRDKLSLATDSRHHDAQVLAMPHEEVRDFFYARQNYLHGLDQQSENLGQFLGGGSAPIAQVEQEIQQYLRNQHGVDIRTISNQDGLVHHFHPDTRILELHAHLSLGQRAFRMATELAFLEFAEELDAVLREEDFRSQASLDLARRGVASYCAAAMLMPYQQFHRKSEQHGYDIDYLSQVFGLGYETIASRLSTLQRPKLRGIPFTFVRVDRAGNMSKRQSATGVHFSNAGGTCPLWVLYEAFTTPGKIHRQHVEMPDGRHYLWTARTVHHQRPNFGATGKVFAIGLGCEARHAERTVYSRGLNLHDPEAATPIGTGCRMCSRRHCTQRAFPSINEHLSINAHRSTIAPY, from the coding sequence ATGGCTAAAACATTTGTTGGGTCCCGGCTCCGCCAACTCCGTCGGGAGCGAGACCTCAGCCAAGCAGAATTGGCCGCCACCCTCGACCTTTCCCCGAGCTACGTAAATCAAATTGAACACGATGTTCGCCCGTTAACGGTGCCGGTGCTATTAAAGATCACCGAAACCTTCGGCGTCGACGCTACTTTCTTTTCTCTCGATGATGATTCCCGGCTCCTCGCCGAGCTAGAAACCGTTGTCGGCGATGTGGAAATCAATAAAGTCCCGGTCGATATGCACGAGCTATCTGATCTGGTGTACAACCACCCGGAAATAGCGCGCGCTCTGGTGGAAATGCACCGGCGCTATTGCAATATCCGAGACAAATTATCTTTGGCGACCGACTCCCGACATCACGACGCCCAGGTTTTAGCTATGCCGCATGAAGAAGTCCGTGACTTCTTTTATGCCCGACAAAATTACCTTCATGGACTGGACCAACAATCAGAAAATCTCGGTCAATTTTTAGGGGGTGGTTCTGCCCCAATTGCCCAGGTAGAACAAGAAATTCAACAGTATCTCCGAAACCAACATGGCGTCGACATTCGAACAATTAGCAACCAAGACGGCCTAGTTCATCACTTCCACCCCGATACCCGCATTCTTGAGCTTCACGCTCACCTTTCCCTTGGTCAACGAGCTTTCAGAATGGCTACCGAATTAGCTTTTCTAGAGTTTGCAGAAGAACTTGACGCGGTTCTGAGAGAAGAAGATTTCCGGTCACAGGCGTCTCTCGACTTAGCCCGACGAGGAGTCGCCTCCTATTGTGCCGCCGCAATGCTCATGCCCTATCAGCAATTCCATCGAAAATCAGAACAACACGGCTATGACATTGACTACCTCAGTCAAGTTTTTGGCCTCGGTTATGAAACCATCGCAAGCCGACTTTCCACCCTTCAACGGCCTAAATTACGCGGCATTCCCTTTACATTTGTGCGGGTAGACCGCGCGGGAAATATGTCCAAACGCCAATCCGCCACTGGCGTTCACTTCAGCAATGCCGGCGGAACCTGCCCCCTCTGGGTTCTCTACGAAGCCTTCACTACCCCCGGAAAAATCCATCGCCAACATGTCGAGATGCCCGACGGCAGGCATTACCTCTGGACTGCCCGAACAGTCCATCACCAACGCCCCAATTTCGGGGCTACCGGCAAAGTTTTTGCCATCGGCTTAGGCTGTGAAGCTCGCCACGCCGAACGTACGGTCTATAGCCGTGGTCTTAACCTTCATGACCCCGAAGCAGCAACACCCATTGGAACTGGATGCCGTATGTGTTCCCGGCGCCATTGCACTCAGCGGGCTTTCCCCTCTATCAATGAGCATCTCAGCATTAATGCCCACCGCTCCACTATTGCTCCCTATTAA
- a CDS encoding succinate dehydrogenase cytochrome b subunit, with product MTTKNPDPVAIVHGKITEEPLRERPKYPSWALKLTMAITGLIFGLFVLVHMVGNLKIYLPFGRDGHAPIDHYGEWLRTLGDPLLPREGALWIFRIVLLVAIALHIYGAFALTKRAHESRGKFRRTNLIGGLNSFTSRTMLVTGLILLAFIIFHILDLTVGVGPAASAEFAHGAIRDNMIHSFSRIWVSVFYIIAMVMLFLHLTHGVWLAASDLGITGRRWRQAILVIAYLVPAVVMIGNISMPLAILFGWIS from the coding sequence ATGACTACGAAAAACCCGGATCCCGTGGCCATTGTCCACGGTAAAATTACCGAGGAGCCGCTTCGGGAGCGGCCAAAGTATCCCAGCTGGGCACTGAAGCTCACGATGGCCATCACCGGTCTCATTTTTGGGCTCTTCGTCCTCGTCCACATGGTAGGTAACCTCAAGATTTACCTGCCGTTTGGTAGGGATGGACATGCCCCGATCGATCACTACGGTGAGTGGCTGCGTACCCTTGGTGACCCGTTGCTTCCGCGTGAGGGAGCGCTGTGGATTTTCCGCATCGTTTTGCTTGTCGCTATCGCGCTTCATATTTATGGGGCATTTGCGCTTACCAAACGAGCACACGAATCCCGCGGTAAATTCCGTCGCACCAACCTTATTGGTGGACTGAACTCATTTACCAGCCGCACCATGCTGGTTACTGGCCTCATCTTGTTGGCTTTCATTATTTTCCACATCTTGGACCTCACCGTTGGTGTGGGACCCGCCGCCAGCGCAGAATTTGCTCACGGCGCCATCCGGGACAATATGATTCATAGCTTCTCCCGGATCTGGGTGTCAGTCTTTTACATCATTGCGATGGTGATGCTCTTCCTGCATCTAACTCACGGTGTTTGGTTAGCTGCAAGTGACTTAGGTATCACTGGCCGTCGCTGGCGTCAGGCGATCCTTGTGATTGCCTATCTCGTTCCAGCCGTGGTCATGATCGGCAATATTTCCATGCCCTTGGCAATCCTCTTCGGATGGATTAGTTGA
- a CDS encoding fumarate reductase/succinate dehydrogenase flavoprotein subunit, producing MSNNTDTAARKEFRQPGSIVSEVRPGSILDSHEPKGIPMKDMWEYQKDHMNLVSPLNRRKFTILVVGTGLSGGAAAAALGELGYNVKSFTYHDAPRRAHSIAAQGGVNSARGKKVDNDGAYRHVKDTVKGGDYRCRESDCWRLAYESVRVIDHMNAIGAPFAREYGGTLATRSFGGVQVSRTYYTRGQTGQQLQLSTASALQRQIHLGAVEIFTHNDLVDFIVTEKEGEKRCEGIITRNLITGELSAHTGHAVVLATGGYGNVYHMSTLAKNSNASAMMRAYEHGAYLASPSFIQFHPTGLPVNSTWQSKTILMSESLRNDGRIWSPKKAKDDRDPNSIPEEERDYFLERRYPAFGNLVPRDVASRAISQQINAGLGVGPMHNSAYLDFRDAIERLGKETVRERYSNLFQMYEEAIGEDPYTTPMRIAPTCHFTMGGLWTDFNEMTSINGLFAAGECSWTYHGANRLGANSLLSASVDGWFTLPFTVPNYLAPLLGTEKLAEDSPEAQAAIEKAQARVDRLMNIKGDNPHGPEYYHRQLGEILYFSCGVSRNKKDLADGIEKIRALRDDFWANLRITGEQHEMNQVLEYANRVADYIDLGELMCIDALDRDESCGAHYRDDHLSEDGEAERDDENWCFVSAWEPGHDGTFIRHAEPLYFDSIPLQTRNYK from the coding sequence ATGAGCAATAACACTGATACCGCCGCTCGTAAGGAGTTCCGTCAGCCGGGCTCGATTGTTAGCGAAGTTCGTCCGGGAAGCATCCTTGACTCCCACGAGCCCAAAGGTATTCCCATGAAGGATATGTGGGAGTACCAAAAGGACCACATGAACCTGGTTTCCCCGCTCAACCGCCGGAAGTTCACCATTCTCGTGGTGGGTACCGGCCTTAGTGGTGGCGCTGCTGCCGCTGCTTTAGGTGAGTTGGGATACAACGTTAAGTCCTTTACCTATCACGACGCCCCGCGCCGTGCTCACTCCATCGCTGCACAGGGTGGTGTGAACTCCGCTCGCGGTAAGAAGGTTGATAACGACGGAGCTTATCGGCACGTCAAAGACACCGTTAAGGGTGGAGACTATCGCTGCCGTGAATCTGATTGTTGGCGTCTGGCGTATGAATCGGTTCGCGTCATCGACCACATGAATGCCATCGGAGCACCTTTTGCTCGGGAATATGGCGGCACGTTGGCCACCCGTTCTTTCGGTGGTGTGCAGGTGTCTCGTACCTACTACACCCGTGGTCAAACAGGACAGCAGCTGCAGCTATCCACGGCTTCTGCTTTGCAACGCCAAATCCACCTAGGGGCAGTAGAAATCTTCACCCACAATGATTTGGTGGACTTTATTGTCACTGAAAAAGAGGGTGAGAAGCGCTGCGAAGGCATTATTACTCGCAACCTCATTACTGGTGAACTCAGTGCTCACACCGGTCATGCGGTGGTGCTAGCGACGGGTGGATACGGCAACGTTTATCACATGTCGACGCTGGCGAAGAACTCCAATGCTTCAGCGATGATGCGTGCCTATGAGCATGGTGCCTACTTGGCGTCACCTTCTTTCATTCAGTTCCACCCCACCGGTCTTCCGGTGAACTCCACCTGGCAGTCGAAGACCATTTTGATGTCTGAGTCGCTGCGTAATGATGGTCGGATCTGGTCCCCGAAGAAGGCAAAGGATGATCGGGATCCCAACTCAATTCCTGAGGAAGAGCGGGATTATTTCCTTGAGCGTCGTTACCCCGCATTCGGTAACTTGGTTCCGCGTGACGTTGCCTCTCGTGCAATCTCACAGCAAATCAATGCCGGTCTAGGTGTTGGTCCCATGCATAACTCCGCGTATCTGGACTTCCGGGACGCTATTGAGCGGCTTGGAAAAGAAACAGTACGTGAGCGTTACTCAAACCTCTTCCAAATGTATGAAGAGGCTATTGGTGAAGACCCCTACACCACCCCGATGCGGATTGCCCCTACCTGTCACTTCACGATGGGCGGGTTGTGGACCGACTTCAACGAAATGACCTCCATTAATGGTCTGTTCGCCGCTGGTGAGTGTTCCTGGACCTATCACGGTGCTAACCGTCTAGGTGCGAACTCCCTGCTTTCTGCTTCCGTTGATGGATGGTTCACCCTACCGTTTACTGTTCCTAATTACCTGGCTCCGCTGCTGGGTACGGAGAAATTGGCGGAGGATTCCCCGGAAGCCCAGGCGGCTATTGAGAAAGCCCAGGCCAGGGTTGATCGCCTGATGAATATCAAGGGCGATAATCCTCATGGTCCGGAGTACTACCACCGCCAGCTTGGTGAAATTCTCTACTTCTCTTGCGGTGTGTCCCGTAATAAGAAGGATCTGGCAGACGGTATTGAGAAGATCCGTGCTCTCCGTGATGATTTCTGGGCTAATCTGCGCATCACCGGCGAACAGCATGAAATGAATCAGGTGCTGGAATATGCCAACCGGGTTGCTGACTACATTGACCTCGGTGAACTGATGTGTATCGACGCCTTAGACCGTGATGAATCATGCGGTGCTCACTACCGTGATGATCACCTTTCTGAGGACGGCGAAGCCGAGCGTGATGATGAGAACTGGTGCTTCGTTTCTGCCTGGGAACCGGGCCACGACGGCACCTTCATCCGCCACGCTGAACCCCTGTACTTCGATTCGATCCCGCTGCAGACAAGGAACTACAAGTAA
- a CDS encoding succinate dehydrogenase/fumarate reductase iron-sulfur subunit → MKLTLEIWRQAGPTQEGRFETIEVPDAVPQMSILELLDHVNNGLIEQGKEPFAFASDCREGICGTCGLTVNGRPHGADKNKPACQQRLVSYNEGDHLRIEPLRSNAYPVIKDMVVDRSALDRVMQQGGYVSINAGTAPDADTLHVNHDTAERALDHAACIGCGACVAACPNGAAHLFTGAKLVHLKMLPLGKEERGKRARKMIDELETNFGPCSLYGECADVCPAGIPLTAVAAINKERVRAALRTKDD, encoded by the coding sequence ATGAAACTGACACTGGAAATCTGGCGTCAGGCTGGACCTACGCAGGAGGGCCGTTTCGAGACCATCGAGGTCCCGGATGCAGTGCCGCAGATGTCCATCCTGGAATTGCTCGATCACGTCAATAATGGCCTTATTGAGCAAGGTAAAGAACCTTTCGCTTTTGCCTCTGACTGCCGTGAAGGTATTTGCGGTACTTGTGGCTTGACCGTTAACGGTCGCCCCCACGGTGCGGATAAAAACAAGCCGGCTTGTCAGCAGCGTTTGGTCAGCTACAACGAAGGCGATCACCTGCGCATTGAACCGCTGCGTTCTAATGCTTATCCGGTGATTAAGGATATGGTGGTTGATCGTTCGGCCCTGGATCGGGTTATGCAGCAAGGTGGCTATGTGTCCATCAATGCTGGTACCGCACCAGATGCAGATACCCTCCACGTCAACCATGACACCGCTGAGCGAGCTTTGGATCACGCAGCCTGTATTGGTTGTGGCGCTTGCGTTGCCGCTTGCCCCAATGGTGCAGCACATCTATTTACTGGCGCCAAGCTGGTACACCTCAAGATGTTGCCGCTCGGCAAGGAAGAGCGTGGCAAGCGTGCTCGGAAGATGATTGATGAGTTGGAAACAAACTTCGGCCCTTGCTCTCTCTATGGGGAGTGCGCCGACGTATGTCCGGCTGGCATTCCGCTAACCGCTGTTGCCGCTATCAATAAGGAACGCGTGCGGGCTGCACTTCGCACCAAGGACGACTGA